gggtaattattatcaaatacgCGATTTAAAAGTACGTACTTTGGATGCCAGTCATAACCGTATTACTGAATTAATGCCTCTATCTGTGCCTGACAGTGTTGAATTAttgttcataaataataattacattacaaATGTACATGCCAATACGTTTACGGACAAAGTTAATTTAACGAGAGTCGATATGTATGCCAATATGATTGAAACAATGGAGTTGGCAGCATTGAGATTGACACCAGTACCTGAGGGTAAATTTCTACCGGAATTCTATATCGGTGGTAATCCTTTCAATTGTAACTGTTCGATGGACTGGCTGCCTGTTATCAATAACATGAGTGCGCTGCGACAGCATCCGCGGGTTATGGATTTAGACAATGCAATGTGTCGCATATCGGGTCCTCGTGGTACAGCAATAGTGCCTGCATCAATAGCTAGACCAGAACAATTTTTATGTCGTTATGAGGCACACTGTTTCGCTCTGTGTCACTGTTGTGATTTTGATGCTTGTGATTGTGAAATGACATGCCCATCTGACTGTAAGTGTTATCATGATCAAACGTGGAATACAAATGTTGTAGATTGTTCGGGTCTCGGTACACAAGACATACCTCGTCGTATACCTATGGATGCTACCGAAGTTTATTTGGACGGTAATGACTTTAGAGAATTACAAAATCACGTATTTATCGGTCGTAAAAATATGCGCGTATTATACGTTAACGCCAGTGGTATTGAGTCAATACAAAATCGTACATTCAATGGATTAAACAATTTACAGATATTGCATCTCGAAGACAATAAAATACACGAGCTTAAGGGATTTGAGTTTGAGCATCTTGCACACCTGCGCGAGCTATACCTGCAGAACAACTTGATAGGTTTCATTGGTAATCTCACCCTATTGCCATTGAGATCATTGGAAATTCTGAGGCTCAATGGAAACCGTCTTGTCACGTTTCCGGTTTGGCAAGTCACTCTCAATACCCGTTTAGTGGATCTATCGCTCGGGGGCAATCCCTGGTCATGTCGCTGTAAATTTCTGCAAGAGCTGTCCTCTTGGGTTTCTGACAATGCTCACAAAGTTATTGACGCAAGTGACGTTTGGTGCTATAATAATGATGCTCGTCCTGCATACCGACGTCGTCTCAATGTTAATGAGACAGCATGCTCGGATTACTATGCACAAGGTGGTGTTATTGAAAGTATTATGGTATCTGATTACTTACCAATGGTAGCTGCAACATTATCAGCAGTATTATTACTCCTGGTAATTACAGTCTTGGCATTTATATTCCGTGAACCAGTGCGCACGTGGGCTTACTCTCGTTACGGTGTAAGGTTCTGGGCAAAGTCAACACAATCTGAAGACAAAGAACGTCTCTATGACGGTTACTTTTGTTACAGTCCTAAAGACGAAGATTTTGTATTACATTCGCTGGCAGTTGAACTTGAGCATGGACCAAGTGGTCTACGACTGTGTCTTCATCATCGGGATCTTCCGTGCCTAAGGGCAGCTGCGCCTGTTGTTTTAGAGGCTGCCGAAGCTTCCAAACGGGTCATCATAGTGCtgacaagaaattttttacaaaccgAGTGGTCGCGTTTTGAATTTCGTGCGGCAGTACACGAGGCCCTGAGGGGACGGCCAGGTCAATTAGTTGTTGTACAAGCCGGCCCAGTTGCACCAGAGGCGGAAGCGGATCCCGAATTAAGGCCATACCTGCGTACCGCGACAACACTCAGGTGGGGCGAAAAACGATTCTGGGAAAGACTGAGGTTCGCTATGCCACCTGGTGATGCACTCAGGCACAAATCCTCGTCGCTGTACAGAAGAAATGTCAACACATATACTCTTGAGGGTCGACCGGAAAAAGAAACATCGACACTGAGAGTTCACGGTCACATAGCgggtcatcatcatcatcatccgCTGTTCAAGGACGCACCAGAGTTACTTCAAGCACCACCGGCTTACTCAAGCGCCGCAGTTCTCGGTCAAAATAATCAAGGAAGGCTGGGTGAAAGTGGTGGCGTCGGAAGTGCTAATAGAGATAGTTCAATGAGCAGCTCAACAACAGCTAATCCAAGTCCGAGGCTGACTATGAATCGTGCGTATCAAGAGGGACCTGTCGATGCAATCAATGAAAGTAGACGACCACTGTCTGAACATATTTACTCGTCAATTGATTCTGATTATTCGACACTCGAGCGAAATGCCTGGAGACAGCAACAGCATCCACCACCTGGACAAGCCTATCTCGTGTAATTCTCACAGAAGAACGGTTTTATTTGCAAAACCCACTCAAGAAACAGCGCACGAGCTTGTAAGAGGCAAAGGTGCTTACTCTGATACACTACTACAGGAAGATGCAAGGGCCATCGCTGTTGTTGTTGGCTATTGTTGGAAATTGGCTTGTGGAAACACGTAGCGGTGTGTGCTGGTCACGTAGATGTGTACGAGCGAACTTGAAAGCATCCCGTATATACCTTTGGCGTGCAGACAACCGTGTTTAAAATGTAACTTGGGCGATCAAGAATTTAGTCCAACATTCAAAAGGAGAGCAACTTTCCTAAAATACATTCGCTGTTACGTCGACGTCTAGTCAAAGGGTGCATTGTCTTCACTTTTCCCTGACGTCAGAGGCGCTCATTATAATGGGCATCTAAAAGTAAAGAATCAACATTactatatttatgaaaaacagTGCTGCAGTGAGTTCTGAGGattcttaattaaataattgtgttCCCTGTAATACTTTCTTCCGCTGTGTAGATCTTTTGTGATATATCttaattaatatgttttttttctatttttattctttaaatttagtGAGTATGGACAATAAGTTTGTTTTAAACCAACAATGTGCgcagacttaaaaaaaaaaaaaaaaaaaaaaaaaaaaactcattcattcattagtgaaacaaaactaaaacgtgattaatatattttttttctgctctttgtttaaaaaactactGACTCATCATTTTTGTATCTGTTATCAAGATAATCTTGCGATAAACTTGATGACGTTTGGAagcgattatatttttttacgagtTCGCACAAACGTTCctataatgaaaacaaataatgtacactcataaaaaaatttttattgttctttaatataattactattattattattgccgGTAAATAACTGAATTAAAAGCATTAAACGATATgcagaatagaaaaaaaatataaaagagaacatgaaaaaaaaaagtaataatgaaattttagttattgaCTGACGTTCTCATAaagacaatatatatattttttaatttatttcaataacaaCATTCTCATTAACGTACtgattaaaatcattttttttattattgtcattgtttAAACAATAGTATTTTGCCCGTCCTATTTAAATatcgagagaaaaaaaaaacaaaacaataaaactaTTATTGTGTTGTAAATTTACCGATGGCCTACCTCGCCACAGacttaaattaactttaaataaataattatttacttaattaataaattatgctTAATTAAATGGTCACAATTATACGGATTTAGCGACTCGATTCGACTCCAACGTGGCACAgctgtaaatatttactataacatatgttatatatatataaatataaatataaatataaatataaaaaagtgtataaaatcatttgaaatttgtttaaaaaaaaaataattattaaaattaacaaatataaagtTAGTGTGCTGGAAATATGAGAGTTAAATTAGCTAGGCaatgttttgtaattttatatgactgacagagagattaaaaaaagttgttgtatgatatgtaaatatgtatgtaattATGCCTGATGTAAGATATACTCGCcataaaagaattattaaataataaatgtacatccggagaagtttaaaaataaaatataaaatataaataaataaataaataattattattattattataaataaattgtaagcCTCTTACTTTTGTACGACGTACGTACATTTGCccttataaaaaaactacacATTGTACATTTGCTATAAttcgattatttaaatcatgtgaataaatttataacttacgTTATCGTTtcaattaaaacattattttatttatttttaatacatcaATCCAGACATCATTGCCGTTCATTATCCTTTGTCCttcatacatgtatatttaaGGATGTATAGGTATGTAATAATAGTACTGTTGAAtcgttgataaattaattacaacgGCGAGAGAAAAGAATAATTGAAATGGCGCTTCAATATAACATCTCTCATTCATTGTACTCGTGTAACAATAGAATATCATGTTTTCACACTGACTAATTGGAACAGAAGCGAAgtaagttatatatttaattatctttggatttattcataattaatacgTGACTTCGACTTTAAAtacgataatttaaataatacatatttatggAGAAAAGTTTAGACAGAACACAGATCGTAGGATtttggatgaaaaaaaaaattcattataaattataattattcgtgatcgaatttaataattgcttccgtgtaaaaaaaaaaattttgaaaaaaggttaaaaaagtgttgacCATTCTAAACTTTTGAAAAGACACAGAAATAAACAATTGACTTTATACtataaactaatattttttattaaaaaaattcgttcagaaaaaaatgatttcgaattatttatgaacGTTTTTCGTTTTAGCATATCTTAATGATATTAGGACatttatcgatttttctcttgaattttcaaaagtttaaaaaacgttCAAAAACAATTTCGATGTTGTCAcattttgaagtttaaaatagTCAACacctttttaactttttttaaccatttttttatacgggtcattttatctaataattatattattttacaataatactTTGTTATGGTTAcagggtaaaaaataaatttaatcgtatataaggtaaaagacccagtacccgatcagggaactagtactcgatcactcatgtatttttatatctatatttactaaattttaccaAATATAGCTTCAAATACATTGAGTGGTCGAGTACTAGTTCtttgatcgggtactaggtcttttGCCTTAAAGTATAAATGAAATTGTTCAAATTTACATTATTGTTCCATGTTATATTTACTagaggtatttataaaattaatatgagcGCCGTGTTCCCGTCTCATTATAACTtgggttaatttaaaaatacagattTCATTtctaaaactaattttacttttttaaatttcaaattggaAAATTATCTAAGATAAATTACTTTGCATcattattacattattattttgttgtaatttTCTGTATATAGAATACCCAGCATTTTCaatcgtttaaaaataaaaaattttcattaaaaataatatattcgGTATctcaacttattaaaaattaattgtcataatttaaattaaatttttgacaaaaatataaattttatattaaagtcatattatgtttttatttattactctgtaatatttcaattcttcGTAATGAATAATCGGTaatttgcaaataaaattattatagcactattttctaaaattacattattaactTCACAGTATTTAGAGTGTAACAATAACTTaagtatatatacacatatgcatatacatatatctgcATGGGTGTAGGATTCTCACAAAATTACTATTCCCGTctgtaatattatataattatcgaACTTGCGTGTAAATAATTgatgttataattaattaaaagcaTCTAAGCCTTTATTGCGAACTCTTGTAGAAGATATCGCACCCCCTTTTCAATGGTACACTCAAAACCGAGTAATTCTGTTCAACTACTACAGAATTGTTCTCACTACCTATTCAAGGAGAAACTAATTTTACATTGACAACGCATTCTCAGCATTTACTCTCATTGTACAACCGTTCGCATTCAACGGAATCTTTGGAATTTCACAATTctcaattttatctattatacatttattttatcgttaatttttatccatcattcaaatatttcatcctttcattaaattgttttacgcgaaatcaactttttttttttcatgtttttgtGTAACTatcgaaaaaatgaattcGTCAATCAATAGGCAAAGTTTATAAACATGGAattccgaaaaaatttatgtttgtaaataattcaatggGATATTCAGAGTTGACATTacattgtttgaaaaaaatttatcaaattgaatgaaaatatgtTAGAGACAATTTGAaacattgaattaaaaaaaaatatgaaattttattagtactAATAATCTTTATGATGAATTTGAAACAGATTATTTATGACTGATAtctaacataaatatttatataaaaatgataaatgaacTAATCCAGactcacatatatatatatatatatatatatatatatatatatatatatatatatatatacatgtatatatatgtacatatatatcgacgagaaaatatgtaattattattataaaatctattaaaagAAACAGAGCGACGTAAGTGATACAGACAGATGACAAAGTAGACCACCGCAATTTCTTGATGAATaagacataaataaaatttatatatatatatatagttaagcATGAGGTTTTTCTGTTGTATCGCTTCTCACGTCCCGCCGTGTCGTCATCTACAGCGGAGTATACCAAGCTGGTGCACTCTGAGGAAAACCACAAATTCACATCACATCATACACACTAgtattatataatacatatatatgctgTACGTGAGGAGTACAAAGAGTGATGTTGTATagataatatgtatataatgaccagacacatacacatacatacacaccgTCACGTACATTTAACATTATCGATAATCGTCGTGATAGCAACATTATCTGTATGAGATCGTTACTCTGATGTGGTTGTTTTGGACAACCTAACAATTTACCTCATAATTTTATCACTAAATTCTTGACTGTTGACACCTCGTCGTGCATTATTGCTTGTCATTATCATTGTTGTTGTTATCTATTTAAACGGGAGAGATAAAATGGAccttcagaaattttttctaaaatcatAGATATTTCGAGACATTTCGGGgcacgcaaaaaatttttaatctgaaATTAgacttagaaatttttattcaaaaaattgagctAAATAATAGGGTAGAAGTATTATTTGTGGtcactaataaaaaaagtataaaaaaaactttcattgTAATGGTgtgataaaaagtatttttgtacgcatgtaaaaaatgaattttgtcATTGCGTATTTTACTAAtggttttattcaaatttctcaAGTGCCCAAAACTGGCTTtaaagtggccaaaaacggtACTTGTACCCTATATTTGTCaggattaattttaagtttaattttttttaagtggcTTATTTGCctcacttttaaatattttcataactaaGTCGAATTAATACTGAATACTTATTTGGAGACTCAAAAATACTGAAACGTTTATTccgttttttatatttttttatgctcacCTTTATAGATacgaaaattattgaacatattaatttatcaatcattGTTTTGATGActgatgtaataaaaaaattagtattacaGTTCAGTGACATGAGATCAcaaagttttaaaagtttacaaaAGTAACCTTCACTAGCTTTTCACTCTTCTTCAAGTTAATAAACACACATATATACTTAAAGATATATAACTTTTGGCATGTGAATTTCTTAACTTTTTGAGTGTTCAATGCAAGTAGAATTGGCCCACAGAGCTCGTTGCCATAAGTTAGGACCAAATTGTTGGCTTTTCAGCTACCGCGAAACTTCGAACttcatatgaatatatattatatatatacatgttaAAGTTAATATTGGAATATTATTCACGagtaaaggtaaaaaaaaattcgtgtGAAACTGCAGAGTGTGTGAGCGCAAAAACTCTTGAGCGATGAGAAAAGACGTCGGAAATGTATTACAGTTGACACAACTTATTCCGCTTGTTTTTATACCTTAATTTCATacgcaatttaaaatttacgtaTTCTATTTATTGTTTGGTCTATTGTTATGtgtaaaaaatagtttcattCATTTCTAATGCATGAGAAAATTCCTTCAGTTAAAAGTTttgtaaacaataatatttatgttttcttTTTCGTTTCCATTCATAAATCTTTTAAGATATTACTTATTCAtcctgataaataatttattagcatAAGTACACAcgttaaatgttaaatttaaatttcgcttTGAGTCAACAAAccaaatgttaaaataaaacattttggttaattattaaataaaacaaaaatatataaacataatacaAGTTGTACTCTTTGTATATTTCAAAGCCATAACATTTATTGAGTATATTTACACTCGACATAAGTGTTTGTCGAATGTATTAACCACTCACGGTAAAAGATAAACCCACGTATATTGacacaaacatatatatatatatagttttatagCAAGCGAAAAAATGTAAACGGACTTTATAGCCGtgagttatatttattgaaaacgTAATAGTTTGAGCATAGAAAATTAGTTAGCTTTTTTCCTCGGATTTATCTTTTGTCATACATTAGTACAGGCTCGGGGTTAAATTATCGATATACATAATGTACTGTGGCATCAACGTACACACGGGCGCATCAAATCAAGGGTCGCCGTCAACAGTCGGCAGTCGTAGCTCAGCTTTGACTTGTGACGAATGAGTAACAGAGACGCGCGACCAACCAGCAATCCCCGTTCCCAGTGAAGCTATATACCATACACACTTTgtactctatatatataacaaactACATCATTCAGTATCGACTAGTCACAGTCGGTCTAGTCTAGACCCTTATAGTCAAATCACTCAGGCacgttttcaaaaaaattcatgttaggaaaataatttagcgTAAAAAGGTTAACATTCATATGCTAGTTCTTTTAAATCACTACTAGTATAAAGTGGGTGTTgcctttttatataaaaaccgGCACCTCTTTCtcattactatatatatatatatatatataaaaatatatgtgatatTGGAGTATAGCTTTTCTGCTCCTTCGAATTCGTCACGCGACGTGACACCAGCTGCCGTGCCATCGACTTTTTTAATAAGCATAAAATCGTACCAGCTGTCGCGTATATggtgaaaaatagtaataaaaaaaagtttgaatttcaCGAGTTGAGCCTTCTTTTCTTATCGCACTGCGGTTGTTTGCGTGGAATAACAATTGAAACCACATAATATGTgtgctaaaataattttattctatatttatatactgtacagagatatacatttatatatacacatatatatagaagTAGATACATACAGACCACAGAGATCGATAGTAAACTTGACTATAGAGTCAGTTATGATGATCTCAATTATGAGTATGAATAGAAAATAGCTAGACAAGtgttactttataaaaaaaattcttttttcatacatcaaatttattataatatgaaaGCTCGAAGCCAGACAgccaaattttattcaactgattttgcaatttttaacGAGCATCATATATAAGGGAGGAAAATAGCTGCGGTGACgcgataaatattaataagtacTTCAGTGACACGGAAAGAGGAAAAATCATCCATCCAGACATCGTTTTCTAGtacttgtattatatatatttatatatatatatatatatatatatatatatatatatatatatatatatatatctatatagataGGATGAACCCTCTTATAGAATATACACGCGTCTGCGGTACTTACAcaccctctctctctctcagtTGCTCTAAAATGATCCTGGTAGCATTGGACATAATCGATTACCAACAAAATCAGTGATCTGGTAAAATTTAAACCCCTGTTTATTCTGAATTAGAGTACATATGAGCCGAGAAAATATAACTCTCCTACTTTctctcttaaaattttatctctctATCTTTATCGAGCCTTTGTAttcatgataataatgatcTACGAGAATAAACGGTAATGGTCCTGATGCGGCATCATCagttatatatacacatgtgCTTACATATGTGTAATATCTGTGTGAACACGCTCGAGTAATAATTTCCAATAACCAGACTTttctactaaaaaatatttttataaaattcgttATATAAGTCGTTATAAAtccattaaataaatgtaattaaaaaacgtatccagtaaaattagtaattattttttattactgcaTTACATTGAGCAATCTtgtttcctttatttttaaataaatttattattaaatgcccagtatgcaagtttattaaaaatttaattaacaaattcgaatattattgttgttattattattattttttatatacgggtgatggaaattaatttaatgctGTTACGGTTCCATTAACCGTACGATGCAAATTAATAcggaaatattataaattcgtGTGTTAGCACTTTTTTCTGTGCTCTAATTCTCTTACATATTAACTCTACTTTCGCACtcatattttgttataataaccgaagaataaattaaacattcataaattattattacttataatatcaacatatataataactgtttttaaatacaatgaaaataattaaacgtgCATTAGCTTTTATCATTATCGCTGtttattgcaattaatttaagatagaTAGGAGAAAAAAGGAAACATTAAGTCTTAATGGGCTGAGTATTGAGAAGAACAGTTAGtggatttataatttatttttaaaaagaacaGTTAGGCAGCCTTCATtcatgtacattttttttttttttttttttttttttttcaaagagtTGTGGCGAAATCACTTAAATTTGATActgaagagaaaaattttctgagtgATATGATAGAGATATCGAACGATAATATTACATTGGAAGGTATTATTTGTTTGAATACCTTTTTATTAAGATTGTAATGATGGATGACCTTTTGTAATCCCAATcggtattttattaaattgagttaTTCATTGATagtttattaacaatataaaaattcaaggtGTCATCCTAGAGGGTCAACTTTCGATGACTTTGCTTTCTAACGGAAATTTCCCTTCGATTATCagatattcatttttttatttgatggttaataattttggtatttaaatttttacgaaGCTCATGCGCTTTTGTGTAtgggatttttaaataactgtaCTACGGTGTGATCATAATGGAACAGTTATGAGATCACGTGACTGtctttttagtttaataaaaggTTAAATAAGTAACTAGTAATTAACTTTggctggaaaattttttttcccaaagtttgggaattttaattttttataaaaaaaaattttttgtttcaaattttatgttgggtataaaattaaagcttatgaTCAATagattctttaaaaaatttttgataatttaaatggcCAACGAagtcgataaatttataaaagtatgtcTTCGATCTTGGAAGTGGTTCAAAAGTtggaaaacttttaaataacgTTGTCTGAATTTTTATCGGAAATTACTTAGGGTGGGcactttgttatttattaaaataattattttaaaaataataaatattcagttttattaaaaaatttgaatattcaaaaaaataatattttttaataaatttaatatttaaaattaacattaaaatttaaattatacttcaacatttaatgatttctttttaaatatttaatattaactaatCCCGATATTCTAATACCAATAAAACCTCAAATTTttgctttgaattttttaacaactattttacttttactgAGCTTCAATGCTTACGAAAGCGAAAGATTTATGGAAAGTGCAaatccattaaaatttaacagatttttatttttaaccagaaacttattttgtttcaaaaatacCACCCatacatgaaataaaataatgtttacggtaaaaaaataaaataccacattagaagattaattttttcatttttaaatataaataaaattaaatacctcGGGCGTTAAAAtccatattttcattcataaaatgaataaatcctttttcaaacatttaaatttttcactgaGTTCTTAAcccaatttttcattttgttattctcaatatttattttttattttccaaaactTCATATACGCACCGCATTCATTTGATATAACActgat
The sequence above is drawn from the Microplitis demolitor isolate Queensland-Clemson2020A chromosome 3, iyMicDemo2.1a, whole genome shotgun sequence genome and encodes:
- the LOC103580710 gene encoding toll-like receptor 7; translation: MAPRCSWMPRMYVMIVSLLWLLAMTTLEGVLGSCHWSSDGNDTRSAVCNVRTLDPSGVAALFPPLEGAFKLRLDCSNVHHFESIISGESWNRLSGLHELSIDSCKILRIPEAAFQPLNELKRLSLRTLNVEWSAGRTLELVPEALAGLRELQALEIVDSNLRVLPRNVLCGLNNLQILNLTGNQFREISEVGLADVRANRANCHADIRTLDLSHNEIRNLPEDSPLSGLRQLQELYLQHNSIGEIASDALTGLTSLRVFNVSYNSLDTLPEALFASTRDLREIHLQHNELRNLPRGTFTRLEQLLVLNLADNRLGSDTVDEMTFLGLIRLIILDLSFNSLTRIDAKMFKDLFFLQILDLHNNSISHIESNAFLPLYNLHTLELSDNNLHSLGPQLLNGLFVLNRLTLSGNQIKAMDPLAFRNCSDLKELDLSGNQLTAIPEALRDLTFLKTLDLGENKITDFHNGSFKNLNQLTGLRLIGNEIGNLSRGMLWDLPNLQILNLARNKVQHVERDAFERNTRLEAIRLDGNFLSDINGIFASIASLLLLNLSENHIEWFDYAFIPRNLKWLDIHGNFIESLGNYYQIRDLKVRTLDASHNRITELMPLSVPDSVELLFINNNYITNVHANTFTDKVNLTRVDMYANMIETMELAALRLTPVPEGKFLPEFYIGGNPFNCNCSMDWLPVINNMSALRQHPRVMDLDNAMCRISGPRGTAIVPASIARPEQFLCRYEAHCFALCHCCDFDACDCEMTCPSDCKCYHDQTWNTNVVDCSGLGTQDIPRRIPMDATEVYLDGNDFRELQNHVFIGRKNMRVLYVNASGIESIQNRTFNGLNNLQILHLEDNKIHELKGFEFEHLAHLRELYLQNNLIGFIGNLTLLPLRSLEILRLNGNRLVTFPVWQVTLNTRLVDLSLGGNPWSCRCKFLQELSSWVSDNAHKVIDASDVWCYNNDARPAYRRRLNVNETACSDYYAQGGVIESIMVSDYLPMVAATLSAVLLLLVITVLAFIFREPVRTWAYSRYGVRFWAKSTQSEDKERLYDGYFCYSPKDEDFVLHSLAVELEHGPSGLRLCLHHRDLPCLRAAAPVVLEAAEASKRVIIVLTRNFLQTEWSRFEFRAAVHEALRGRPGQLVVVQAGPVAPEAEADPELRPYLRTATTLRWGEKRFWERLRFAMPPGDALRHKSSSLYRRNVNTYTLEGRPEKETSTLRVHGHIAGHHHHHPLFKDAPELLQAPPAYSSAAVLGQNNQGRLGESGGVGSANRDSSMSSSTTANPSPRLTMNRAYQEGPVDAINESRRPLSEHIYSSIDSDYSTLERNAWRQQQHPPPGQAYLV